A single region of the Silene latifolia isolate original U9 population chromosome 8, ASM4854445v1, whole genome shotgun sequence genome encodes:
- the LOC141596789 gene encoding phosphatidylinositol 4-kinase gamma 4-like: MSSAALVVTRTEESVGSPRFYRSALDLDLNESIYIEVNAMGNTFRAPLQVFKYESVESVKLKIQISTGFVVKNQKLVYGGRELSRCDSLVRDYDVSNGDVFHIVVKLTDLQAIKVRTVCGKELSFCVGRFQDVGSVKKKIAKEVKELDGEDGHELIYKGEQLDDQKKINDIVKHGDNGVILLIIRKSAKVRFMPVGKDFELSVDASDIVSKKYEYGCDLVPAKDFLVPVFGNPKSDVPTAILDVIAMTKDGLANGHFPIMSTEGSGGAYLMLDSTGSEYVSVFKPIDEEPKAMNNPRGLPLTAGGEGLKRGTRVGEGAFREVAAYLLDHPINGRRGKSGEAIGFSGVPPTGMVKCLHEGFNHPNGINEKYGSLQKFMKNNGSCEDIGPGAFPVEEVHKISVLDMRLANADRHSGNILFSKNSETGRTTLIPIDHGYCLPESFEDCTFDWLYWPQAKQPYSREAVEYIKSLDAKEDIALLKFYGWDMSVDSARTLRISTMLLKKGVERGWTPYAIGSIMCRETVRKKSVIEEIVQEALEAVLPAISEVTFMETVSQIMDRRLNEISK, from the exons ATGTCGTCGGCTGCGTTAGTTGTTACTAGGACGGAGGAATCCGTAGGTTCACCTAGGTTTTACCGTAGTGCGCTTGatttggatttgaatgaatccaTATATATAGAAGTGAATGCAATGGGGAATACGTTCAGGGCTCCGTTGCAGGTTTTCAAGTATGAGTCGGTTGAGTCCGTTAAGCTTAAGATTCAGATTAGTACTGGGTTTGTGGTGAAGAATCAGAAATTAGTGTATGGTGGGAGGGAATTGTCTCGTTGTGATTCGCTTGTTCGGGATTATGATGTTTCGAATGGGGATGTGTTTCACATTGTGGTTAAGCTGACGGATTTACAGGCGATTAAAGTTAGGACGGTATGTGGCAAGGAGCTGAGTTTCTGCGTGGGGCGGTTTCAGGATGTTGGGTCTGTGAAGAAAAAGATAGCGAAGGAGGTGAAGGAGTTGGATGGTGAGGACGGTCATGAGCTTATTTATAAGGGGGAGCAGCTTGATGATCAGAAGAAAATTAATGATATCGTTAAGCATGGTGACAATGGCGTGATTCTTTTGATTATCAGGAAGTCGGCCAAGGTTAGGTTTATGCCTGTGGGGAAGGACTTTGAGTTGTCAGTTGATGCGTCCGATATTGTTAGTAAGAAGTATGAATATGGATGTGATTTGGTGCCAGCGAAAGACTTTTTGGTGCCAGTTTTTGGTAACCCAAAGAGTGATGTGCCGACAGCCATATTGGATGTAATAGCGATGACTAAAGATGGATTAGCTAATGGACATTTCCCTATCATGTCGACTGAGGGGTCAGGTGGAGCGTACCTTATGTTGGATTCGACGGGATCAGAGTATGTTTCTGTGTTTAAGCCTATCGATGAGGAGCCTAAAGCAATGAACAACCCTCGTGGCCTACCCTTAACCGCAGGTGGTGAAGGGTTGAAGAGGGGTACAAGAGTTGGTGAAGGAGCATTTAGGGAAGTTGCAGCGTACCTGTTGGACCATCCAATCAACGGTAGGCGTGGGAAATCTGGAGAGGCAATCGGCTTTTCTGGGGTTCCTCCCACTGGCATGGTCAAGTGTTTACATGAGGGATTCAACCACCCCAATGGGATAAATGAGAAGTACGGATCCCTGCAGAAGTTCATGAAAAACAATGGTAGCTGTGAGGATATTGGTCCTGGGGCTTTCCCAGTGGAAGAGGTGCACAAAATATCTGTGCTGGACATGAGGTTGGCGAATGCAGATAGGCATTCTGGAAATATATTGTTCAGTAAGAATAGTGAAACCGGGCGAACCACCCTGATACCTATTGATCATGGGTATTGCTTGCCAGAGAGT TTTGAAGATTGCACATTTGACTGGCTGTACTGGCCGCAAGCTAAGCAACCATACTCTCGAGAGGCTGTTGAGTACATCAAATCGCTGGATGCCAAGGAAGACATAGCTCTTCTGAAGTTTTATGGGTGGGACATGTCGGTTGACAGTGCACGTACTCTACGCATCTCGACCATGCTGCTTAAGAAAGGGGTGGAGAGAGGTTGGACCCCATATGCAATTGGAAGCATCATGTGCCGTGAGACAGTGAGGAAGAAATCCGTGATTGAGGAGATAGTTCAAGAGGCGCTCGAGGCCGTTCTCCCTGCCATATCTGAAGTGAcattcatggaaaccgtgtcCCAGATCATGGATCGTCGTCTCAATGAGATCTCTAAATAG
- the LOC141596790 gene encoding uncharacterized protein LOC141596790: MNMLIKPSSTSHTYYHHQNPFHKSVSFISFTFFKKKSQKRLRLYASSAKLPHNHSLPINLLSVLAPVLQKIRNFSTNYTWGSSHTQNPSVNNIVDSKKTSFLHNGGINMALLTVKSTAKTKFSPIIASLAANPTFISGLLALLLAQSMKVVLNFFVERKWDFRIMFASGGMPSSHSALCTALTTSVALCHGVSDSLFPVCLGFSLVVMYDAIGVRRHAGMQAQVLNKIIEDLFQGHPISERKLKELLGHTPSQVVAGALLGIAVAGYCCQSCLVPI, from the exons ATGAACATGTTAATCAAACCTTCTTCAACTTCACACACTTATTATCACCACCAAAACCCTTTTCATAAATCAGTTTCATTCATTTCATTCACATTTTTCAAGAAAAAATCCCAGAAAAGATTACGTCTTTATGCATCATCTGCTAAACTCCCTCATAATCATTCATTACCCATTAATTTACTGTCTGTTTTAGCCCCAGTTTTGCAAAAAATCAGAAATTTCAGTACAAATTACACATGGGGGTCATCTCATACACAAAACCCATCTGTAAACAACATAGTTGACAGTAAAAAGACCAGTTTTTTACACAATGGTGGGATTAATATGGCACTTTTGACAGTAAAATCAACTGCTAAAACCAAATTTAGTCCTATAATTGCATCATTAGCAGCTAATCCAACATTTATTAGTGGGTTATTAGCATTATTATTGGCACAATCTATGAAGGTGGTGTTGAATTTTTTTGTGGAAAGAAAATGGGATTTTAGAATAATGTTTGCTTCAGGTGGTATGCCATCTTCACATTCAGCTTTGTGTACTGCTTTGACAACTTCAGTTGCACTTTGTCATGGTGTTTCTGATTCTTTGTTTCCGGTTTGTTTGGGGTTTAGTCTTGTTGTTATGTATGATGCTATTGGAGTTAGGAGACATGCTGGTATGCAGGCTCAG GTTCTGAATAAGATCATCGAGGATTTATTCCAAGGACATCCCATAAGTGAAAGAAAGCTCAAGGAACTTCTCGGCCATACTCCATCTCAGGTCGTCGCTGGAGCTCTCCTGGGCATTGCAGTGGCTGGTTATTGTTGCCAGAGTTGCTTGGTTCCGATTTGA